The following are encoded in a window of Pseudoalteromonas tetraodonis genomic DNA:
- a CDS encoding AraC family transcriptional regulator encodes MSSLIKATSLQGIDTLITELGGDTACIMRHCAIEVTLNSLETQSLTYRHYAELLEYCAHSLNCPSFGLKLASKQSFDILGHIAIAAKSGTDLGEALTWVIKYLHLHTPALNLTTHTLEDDQNIFLSFEIKLKPLPVINQVIELTIALALATLKKVSQNQCKPIKVFLPQKIDANIRAYHQHFGCNVIEHRNSAGILIAKNDLLLPLNVSEQHKVQAALNFLAANNAHTQSLPSQVSALIRPMLPLFQCSNQTIATALNLHPRTLHRELKKHNTSFVKLKDATRRALCEHYLMQNQFSISQISELLGYQEQATLSASVKRWFNCSARAFRAKYC; translated from the coding sequence ATGAGCAGCCTAATTAAAGCCACTTCTTTACAGGGAATTGATACATTAATTACCGAACTAGGTGGTGATACAGCATGCATCATGCGCCATTGCGCCATTGAGGTAACGTTAAACTCCCTTGAAACCCAAAGCTTAACTTATCGCCATTATGCCGAACTTTTAGAATACTGCGCTCATAGCTTAAACTGCCCAAGTTTTGGCCTTAAACTCGCTAGCAAACAAAGTTTTGATATTTTAGGGCATATCGCTATCGCCGCTAAAAGTGGAACTGATTTAGGTGAAGCGCTTACATGGGTAATTAAATACCTGCACTTACATACACCCGCACTTAATTTAACCACGCATACACTTGAAGATGACCAAAATATATTTTTATCATTCGAAATAAAACTCAAGCCTTTACCTGTTATAAATCAAGTTATTGAATTAACAATTGCACTGGCGCTCGCTACCTTAAAAAAAGTGAGCCAAAATCAATGTAAACCCATTAAGGTATTTTTACCGCAAAAGATTGATGCAAATATACGGGCTTATCATCAACACTTTGGCTGTAACGTTATTGAACACAGAAATAGCGCCGGTATTTTAATCGCCAAAAACGATTTATTATTGCCACTTAATGTTTCTGAACAACACAAAGTACAAGCCGCATTAAACTTTTTAGCCGCTAATAATGCGCATACTCAGTCGTTACCTTCGCAAGTAAGTGCACTTATTCGACCCATGCTGCCCCTTTTTCAATGCTCAAACCAAACGATAGCAACGGCACTTAATCTGCATCCTCGCACCTTGCATCGTGAACTTAAAAAACATAACACCAGCTTTGTAAAACTAAAAGATGCCACTCGCCGCGCATTATGTGAACACTATTTAATGCAAAACCAATTTTCTATTTCACAAATATCCGAGCTGTTAGGTTATCAAGAACAAGCCACATTAAGTGCCAGTGTAAAACGCTGGTTTAACTGCTCTGCCCGCGCATTTAGAGCAAAATATTGTTAA
- a CDS encoding GMC family oxidoreductase produces the protein MHTTSFDYIVIGAGSAGCVVASRLSENKNVSVCLIEAGGRDQSAMVQMPAGVAASVPYGINSWHYNTVPQKELNNRCGFMPRGKVLGGSSSINAMVYIRGNKKDYDNWAAMGNTGWDYTSLLPYFIKAENNKTFTNSPYHGVNGPLHVQELSLPSPVNQLFLKACQEQGVALNDDINAQQQLGARLSQVTQHKGERCSAAKAYLTPNLARKNLTVLTDAQINKINFCGRAATGVTVAVNNKSYVLNAHKEVILSAGAINSPQLLMLSGVGPADHLKQHNIELVTPLEGVGSNLHDHLTVVPLYKAKYSQGTFGISASGAFNIAKGCVDWFAKREGKLTSNFAESHAFVNLFTDSIVPDVQLEFVIGLVDDHSRKLHYGHGYSIHSSIMHPKSRGTIRLADANPVSAPLIDPNYLSHPDDLQVMLLGLKKTLSIMQSKAFDTIRADMVYPLDINDDAQLIEFIRQTADTEYHPVGTCKMGQDDMAVVDSELRVHGVQNLRVVDASIMPSIITGNTNAGVIAIAEKAADLIKQAALCD, from the coding sequence ATGCATACCACCTCATTTGATTACATTGTGATTGGCGCAGGCAGTGCTGGCTGTGTTGTTGCCTCGCGATTATCTGAAAATAAAAATGTGAGTGTGTGTTTAATTGAAGCCGGCGGCCGTGACCAAAGTGCCATGGTGCAAATGCCTGCGGGAGTTGCAGCTAGTGTGCCTTATGGCATTAATAGCTGGCATTACAACACGGTGCCACAAAAAGAGCTTAATAACCGCTGTGGGTTTATGCCCAGAGGTAAAGTGCTTGGTGGTTCAAGTTCAATCAATGCCATGGTGTACATAAGAGGGAATAAAAAAGACTACGACAACTGGGCCGCTATGGGAAATACCGGCTGGGATTATACCAGTTTGCTGCCTTATTTTATCAAAGCTGAAAACAACAAAACCTTTACCAACAGCCCATATCATGGTGTAAATGGCCCCTTACATGTGCAAGAGCTAAGTTTACCAAGCCCAGTTAATCAGCTGTTTTTAAAAGCATGCCAAGAGCAAGGCGTAGCCCTTAATGACGATATTAATGCGCAGCAACAGCTAGGTGCGCGGTTATCGCAGGTCACTCAACATAAAGGGGAGCGTTGCAGTGCGGCAAAAGCGTACTTAACACCTAATTTAGCTCGTAAAAACTTAACCGTGCTCACTGATGCGCAGATAAATAAAATTAATTTTTGCGGGAGAGCTGCAACTGGTGTAACAGTTGCCGTTAATAATAAAAGCTATGTGCTAAATGCCCATAAAGAAGTTATTTTAAGTGCCGGTGCGATTAACTCTCCCCAACTTTTAATGTTATCGGGAGTGGGGCCTGCAGATCATTTAAAGCAGCATAACATTGAGCTTGTAACGCCATTAGAAGGTGTAGGCAGTAATTTGCACGATCACTTAACCGTTGTGCCATTATACAAAGCAAAATATTCGCAAGGCACATTTGGAATAAGTGCCAGCGGTGCGTTTAATATTGCAAAAGGATGCGTTGATTGGTTTGCCAAACGCGAAGGAAAGCTGACCAGTAACTTTGCCGAGTCGCATGCGTTTGTAAACTTATTTACAGATTCTATTGTGCCCGATGTGCAACTTGAATTTGTTATTGGGCTGGTGGACGATCACAGCCGTAAACTGCATTATGGCCATGGATACAGTATTCATAGCAGCATAATGCACCCTAAAAGCCGCGGCACTATTCGTTTAGCGGATGCCAACCCTGTAAGTGCGCCACTCATTGATCCTAATTATTTAAGCCACCCCGATGATTTACAGGTTATGCTACTTGGGCTTAAAAAAACATTGAGCATAATGCAAAGCAAAGCGTTTGATACTATTCGTGCAGATATGGTGTATCCGCTTGATATTAATGATGATGCGCAGCTTATTGAGTTTATTAGGCAAACAGCCGATACAGAATATCACCCCGTAGGAACCTGCAAAATGGGCCAAGACGATATGGCTGTGGTTGATAGCGAATTACGTGTTCACGGTGTGCAAAATTTACGGGTGGTAGACGCCTCTATTATGCCCAGTATTATTACCGGAAATACCAATGCTGGGGTAATAGCAATTGCAGAAAAAGCAGCTGACTTAATAAAGCAAGCTGCACTTTGTGACTAA
- a CDS encoding class I SAM-dependent methyltransferase, protein MYLNPNWNILTVGDGDLSFSNALYNHIKPQKLVASTYDAAATLTEKYPDNALASLKAHKIDVLNEFDVTNTQCWQQLAEHLNSFDVVIFQFPLIPAFIGRDAFEKNTRNNSMNVLNRALLHQFIKYANEFALNPQGPGLCYITSKDVKPYREWNIEGSLNTHLNAQYQGQMSFDISRFDGYKIRNVDRDKHVKDTSGITYVFSENTLPELSDMLTTPNYLTDDYCPLCRVGPFLADEDKNKHFSAKKHQQMLKLEQDWQQWLTAFYKSS, encoded by the coding sequence ATGTATTTAAACCCAAATTGGAACATACTCACGGTAGGTGATGGCGACTTATCGTTTTCAAACGCGCTTTACAACCACATTAAACCGCAAAAGTTAGTTGCCTCAACCTATGATGCAGCTGCAACTCTTACAGAAAAATATCCCGATAACGCGCTTGCCTCACTTAAAGCACATAAAATTGATGTGCTTAATGAATTTGATGTCACCAACACACAATGTTGGCAACAACTAGCCGAGCACCTAAACAGCTTTGATGTAGTGATTTTTCAATTTCCACTTATTCCTGCGTTTATTGGTCGCGACGCATTTGAGAAAAATACACGTAATAACAGCATGAACGTGCTTAACCGTGCGTTACTGCATCAATTTATAAAATATGCCAATGAGTTTGCCTTGAACCCACAAGGCCCTGGGTTATGCTATATAACCTCAAAAGATGTTAAACCGTATCGTGAGTGGAATATTGAGGGGAGTTTAAATACCCATTTAAACGCACAATATCAAGGACAAATGTCATTCGATATCAGTCGCTTTGATGGCTATAAAATTCGCAATGTCGACCGTGACAAACACGTCAAAGACACCAGCGGTATTACTTATGTATTTAGTGAAAATACACTACCCGAACTAAGTGATATGTTAACAACCCCTAATTATCTAACTGATGATTATTGCCCGCTTTGTCGTGTGGGGCCGTTTTTAGCGGATGAAGATAAAAACAAACATTTTTCCGCTAAAAAGCACCAGCAAATGCTCAAACTAGAGCAAGACTGGCAGCAATGGTTAACAGCGTTTTATAAGTCAAGTTAG
- a CDS encoding DUF3429 domain-containing protein, with protein sequence MEKFVNHIQLGYLGLLPFLGCVGWPLMFGSNSVNLEFFSFYSIAILAFMAGNLWHAGQQSFADAIKAVLPVIPIPFLSFLPIEWMLAWLGASFWLVLIFEKATIQWQGYHKDYQKMRFVLTSVVFVCHILIIGMSIYPK encoded by the coding sequence ATGGAAAAATTCGTCAATCACATTCAACTTGGCTATTTAGGCTTATTGCCATTTTTAGGCTGTGTGGGCTGGCCGCTCATGTTTGGCAGTAACAGTGTAAATTTAGAGTTTTTTAGTTTTTACAGCATTGCTATTTTAGCGTTTATGGCGGGTAACTTATGGCATGCAGGCCAGCAGAGCTTTGCTGATGCGATTAAAGCAGTGCTACCGGTCATTCCTATTCCGTTTTTATCATTCTTACCGATTGAGTGGATGCTTGCTTGGTTAGGCGCGAGTTTTTGGTTAGTACTGATTTTTGAAAAGGCCACAATACAGTGGCAGGGTTATCATAAAGATTATCAAAAAATGCGTTTTGTGCTCACATCAGTGGTATTTGTGTGTCATATCTTAATTATTGGTATGAGTATTTACCCTAAATAA
- the ahpC gene encoding alkyl hydroperoxide reductase subunit C: MSTSLINTKLQPFNATAYHNGDFVELTEKDVLGKWSIFFFYPADFTFVCPTELGDLADHYAQLQEMGVEVYSVSTDTHFTHKAWHDTSDTIGKITYPMIGDPTGRITRNFGVMIEDDGLALRGTFVMNPEGEIKVVETHDLGIGRSAKELVRKVQAAQYIATHDGEVCPASWQPGEDTLAPSLDLVGKI, translated from the coding sequence ATGAGCACTTCATTGATTAACACAAAATTACAACCTTTCAATGCAACAGCTTACCACAATGGTGACTTTGTAGAACTCACTGAAAAAGACGTATTAGGTAAGTGGTCTATCTTTTTCTTTTACCCAGCTGACTTTACGTTTGTATGCCCTACAGAGCTAGGTGACCTTGCAGATCATTACGCACAGTTACAAGAAATGGGCGTTGAAGTTTATTCAGTATCAACAGATACACACTTTACGCACAAAGCATGGCATGACACGTCAGACACAATCGGTAAAATTACTTACCCCATGATTGGTGACCCAACAGGGCGCATTACACGTAACTTTGGTGTAATGATTGAAGATGATGGTTTAGCACTTCGCGGTACATTTGTAATGAACCCTGAGGGCGAAATTAAAGTTGTTGAAACACATGACTTAGGCATTGGTCGTAGTGCTAAAGAGTTAGTTCGTAAAGTGCAAGCAGCCCAATACATTGCAACACACGATGGCGAAGTTTGTCCTGCATCTTGGCAGCCAGGTGAAGACACATTAGCACCTTCACTAGACCTAGTTGGTAAGATTTAA
- the ahpF gene encoding alkyl hydroperoxide reductase subunit F, translating into MLDNNIKNQLKSHFESLTQPVELLIALDDSKKSTEVESLANDLASLSDKFSVINNPDTSARRPSMVVHSPEKNTHITFAGVPMGHEFTSLVLALLHTGGHPSKASKDDIEQIQTLEQTLNFEVYISLSCQTCPQVVQALNTMAATNSNIKATMIDGALFQDEVEQRNILAVPAVYLNGEPFSQGAMSLTDILNKVDSKGAQRQAASLNEKSVFDVLVVGGGPAGASAAIYSARKGLNTGVVAERFGGQVADTLAIENFISIKATQGPKMVAQLEEHVKEYDVDVMHNQRAANLQKGSNGYDITLENGAVLKAKSLVLATGARWREMNVPGEQQYKGHGVAYCPHCDGPLFKGKPVAVIGGGNSGIEAAIDLANIVEHVTVLEFADTLRADEVLIRKANSLKNITIIKNAQTTEVLGDGKKVTGLSYTDRLSGESKQLNLAGIFVQIGLIPNTEWLKDSELELSQFGEILIDAKGATSLQGVYAAGDATTTPFKQIIIAMGAGATASLGAFDYLIRQTPDAEQSAA; encoded by the coding sequence ATGTTAGACAACAACATAAAGAACCAACTAAAAAGCCATTTTGAATCGCTGACTCAGCCTGTTGAGCTGCTTATCGCCTTGGACGACAGCAAAAAATCAACAGAAGTAGAAAGTCTAGCAAACGATTTAGCGTCACTAAGCGATAAGTTTAGTGTAATAAATAATCCCGATACTAGCGCCCGCAGGCCTTCTATGGTGGTGCATTCACCAGAAAAAAACACCCATATTACCTTTGCAGGTGTTCCTATGGGACACGAATTTACTAGTTTAGTGTTAGCGCTATTACATACGGGTGGTCACCCTAGTAAAGCAAGTAAAGATGACATTGAACAAATACAAACACTTGAACAAACACTTAATTTTGAAGTGTATATTAGCTTGAGTTGCCAAACCTGCCCGCAAGTTGTGCAGGCACTTAATACTATGGCAGCAACAAATAGTAATATTAAAGCCACCATGATTGATGGGGCATTATTTCAAGATGAAGTTGAGCAAAGAAACATACTGGCGGTACCCGCTGTTTATTTAAATGGTGAACCTTTTAGCCAAGGGGCCATGAGCCTCACTGATATTTTAAATAAAGTGGATAGCAAAGGTGCACAGCGCCAAGCAGCATCACTCAATGAAAAGTCGGTGTTTGATGTACTTGTCGTCGGTGGTGGGCCAGCTGGTGCTTCGGCAGCTATTTATTCAGCACGTAAAGGGCTCAATACTGGGGTTGTAGCAGAGCGATTTGGCGGTCAAGTTGCTGATACATTAGCGATTGAAAACTTTATTTCAATAAAAGCAACGCAAGGGCCAAAAATGGTGGCTCAGTTGGAAGAACACGTTAAAGAATACGATGTTGATGTTATGCACAACCAACGCGCGGCAAACCTGCAAAAAGGCAGTAATGGGTATGATATTACGCTAGAAAATGGCGCTGTATTAAAAGCAAAATCACTCGTGCTAGCAACCGGTGCACGCTGGCGCGAAATGAATGTACCCGGTGAGCAACAATATAAAGGCCATGGCGTTGCATACTGCCCGCACTGTGATGGGCCTCTATTTAAAGGTAAACCGGTTGCGGTTATTGGTGGTGGTAATTCAGGTATTGAGGCGGCAATTGATTTAGCCAATATAGTTGAACACGTTACTGTACTTGAATTTGCTGATACGTTACGCGCCGATGAGGTACTTATTCGTAAAGCTAATAGCTTAAAAAACATCACTATTATTAAAAACGCCCAAACCACGGAAGTACTTGGTGATGGCAAAAAAGTAACGGGGTTAAGTTATACCGACCGCCTTAGCGGCGAGAGTAAACAGTTGAACTTAGCCGGTATATTTGTACAAATTGGTTTAATACCTAATACCGAATGGTTGAAAGACAGCGAGCTTGAACTGAGCCAATTTGGTGAAATACTCATTGATGCCAAAGGCGCAACATCGTTACAAGGCGTTTATGCTGCAGGTGATGCAACCACTACGCCATTTAAGCAAATTATTATTGCGATGGGGGCGGGCGCAACAGCAAGCCTAGGTGCGTTTGACTATTTAATTCGTCAAACGCCCGATGCAGAGCAAAGCGCTGCTTAA
- a CDS encoding DUF3185 family protein: MTNKIIGIVLIVIGIALAIWGYDVYDSAASQVTRALNGETPMEAWLGFIGGAVCILVGITRLK; encoded by the coding sequence ATGACAAATAAAATTATTGGTATTGTACTTATTGTTATTGGTATCGCACTGGCAATATGGGGCTATGACGTTTATGACTCAGCAGCCTCTCAGGTTACCCGCGCATTAAACGGCGAAACACCTATGGAAGCCTGGCTTGGCTTTATTGGTGGCGCAGTCTGTATTTTAGTGGGTATTACCCGACTTAAATAG
- a CDS encoding hybrid sensor histidine kinase/response regulator, with translation MNFLRCFHNIVSDQQLSFDQKIADLLAFGLDVFQLDLAIISRVKNNSYTVLHAITPDNSLAIGTEFELNGTYCTHTLLANSALAFHNASQSSIANHPCYINFQLEAYIGAPIRIGTDVFGTVNFSSAQECAPFSDEAYDYIELLAQWLGSEFARNQDKVNLTKNSDTLLKLESVANIGTWEVDLIDNSIFWSQQTRRIHQAEEGYTPNMETAIEFYKAGKSRDSINKAVENAVSKGEKWHLELEIVTAKQQNIWVSTFGEAEFNNGKCVRLFGTFQDITEAVKLREELKQKKALAEQLLQDRSMLFAKISHELRTPLNGITGMLATLIDEHDYDKRAEKIKVALRSADILLSIINEVLDFSKINHGELKLEPHHSLLKTVFTDLVSLYSVLFSNKHIELLATNLIPNDVWVYCDTSRLSQIVSNLLSNALKFTEHGSVSLYSQLALDTKHPLLTIKITDTGRGMSKAYLNSLFKPFTQEVDANNNKGGTGLGLAIVKELVGFMNGKIEVTSEVNVGTCFTLTIPIELGKQQIQTPSLKLINNHGAKLSVLVVDDNEINRLVLEAALDKFNIKSDFAIDGQDAILKCKQKHYDLIFMDCIMPILDGFEATKQLRSSNICSPKSTYIVALTANASSQDKLSCKQAGMDMFIAKPFKLPAIEEAITNTLKRLSVATL, from the coding sequence GTGAATTTTCTTCGATGCTTTCATAATATAGTCTCTGATCAACAGCTTAGCTTTGATCAAAAAATTGCAGACTTACTTGCTTTTGGGCTCGATGTTTTTCAGCTCGATTTGGCTATTATCAGCCGCGTAAAAAATAATTCTTACACTGTTTTACATGCTATTACCCCTGACAATTCTCTTGCTATTGGTACTGAGTTTGAGTTAAACGGCACCTATTGTACACATACTTTGTTGGCCAACTCTGCACTGGCGTTTCATAATGCGTCGCAAAGTAGTATTGCAAATCATCCTTGCTATATTAATTTCCAATTGGAGGCGTATATTGGAGCGCCTATACGAATAGGTACTGACGTATTTGGAACTGTTAACTTTTCATCAGCTCAAGAATGCGCCCCTTTTAGCGATGAAGCTTATGATTATATTGAATTATTAGCTCAGTGGTTGGGCTCAGAATTTGCGCGCAATCAGGATAAAGTTAATCTCACTAAAAATAGTGACACCTTATTGAAACTTGAAAGCGTTGCAAATATAGGCACATGGGAAGTCGACCTAATAGACAATAGCATTTTTTGGAGCCAGCAAACTCGACGTATTCATCAAGCCGAAGAAGGCTATACTCCAAACATGGAAACAGCCATTGAATTTTATAAAGCGGGTAAAAGTCGAGATAGCATTAATAAAGCGGTAGAAAATGCGGTATCTAAGGGTGAAAAATGGCATTTAGAGCTGGAAATAGTTACCGCAAAGCAGCAAAATATTTGGGTGTCGACTTTTGGAGAGGCCGAGTTTAACAACGGCAAATGTGTGCGATTATTTGGTACTTTTCAAGATATAACTGAAGCCGTTAAGTTACGCGAAGAGTTAAAACAAAAAAAAGCACTTGCAGAACAACTCCTCCAAGACCGAAGTATGCTGTTTGCCAAAATTAGTCATGAGCTTAGAACCCCGCTTAATGGTATTACGGGAATGTTAGCGACTCTCATTGATGAACACGATTATGACAAGCGGGCAGAAAAAATTAAAGTCGCCCTTCGAAGTGCTGACATTTTATTAAGTATTATTAATGAAGTACTCGATTTTTCAAAAATAAATCATGGTGAGTTAAAACTGGAGCCTCACCACTCTCTACTTAAAACGGTATTTACCGATTTGGTTTCTTTATATTCGGTATTGTTTAGTAATAAACACATTGAACTGCTAGCCACTAATCTCATTCCTAATGATGTTTGGGTATACTGCGACACCTCTCGATTAAGCCAAATTGTCTCTAATTTACTAAGTAACGCGTTAAAATTTACAGAGCATGGATCTGTTTCTCTCTATTCGCAATTAGCATTAGACACAAAACACCCTTTACTTACCATTAAAATAACCGACACGGGTCGCGGCATGAGTAAAGCGTATTTAAACTCATTATTTAAGCCTTTTACCCAAGAGGTTGATGCTAACAACAATAAAGGCGGCACCGGATTAGGTTTAGCAATTGTTAAAGAACTCGTTGGTTTTATGAATGGCAAAATTGAAGTAACGAGTGAGGTTAATGTGGGTACGTGTTTTACCTTAACTATCCCGATTGAACTTGGCAAACAACAAATACAGACACCGAGTCTTAAATTGATTAATAATCATGGTGCCAAATTATCAGTACTGGTGGTTGATGATAACGAAATAAACCGCCTTGTATTAGAAGCTGCGCTGGATAAGTTTAATATAAAATCAGACTTTGCCATAGACGGCCAAGACGCAATTTTAAAGTGCAAACAAAAGCATTACGATCTTATTTTTATGGATTGTATTATGCCAATACTTGATGGTTTTGAAGCTACCAAACAATTAAGATCTAGTAACATTTGTAGCCCCAAAAGCACATATATCGTCGCTCTGACGGCTAATGCTTCTTCCCAAGATAAACTAAGCTGTAAACAAGCGGGCATGGATATGTTTATAGCCAAACCATTTAAGCTTCCAGCAATAGAAGAAGCAATTACAAATACATTAAAAAGGCTGAGCGTAGCCACATTATAA